One Bufo gargarizans isolate SCDJY-AF-19 chromosome 3, ASM1485885v1, whole genome shotgun sequence DNA segment encodes these proteins:
- the LOC122931337 gene encoding ankyrin repeat domain-containing protein 49-like: MTEDEIEVQEKLDHFPEDFNQLDLLETHRHLIPTGTQSHWPGESEEDEEERTEEWYQTHEENLKDNHKELIHFAAENNRLQTTQRILSLHPDLVNVTDEDHYTPLHRASYNGHLAIVRELIAKGADVHTVTVDGWTPLHSACKWNNTEVASFLLQHGADINAQTKGSLTPLHLAAANRDCCRLLELLLMNRYIKPQLTNKLGETAYEIARRTDMYHYLFEIADYWT, encoded by the exons GAAAAACTCGACCACTTTCCAGAGGACTTCAACCAGCTGGATCTACTGGAAACCCACCGACATCTGATTCCTACAGGAACCCAGAGCCATTGGCCAGGGGAGTctgaggaagatgaggaggaaaGGACTGAGGAGTGGTACCAGACCCACGAGGAGAACCTGAAGGACAACCACAAGGAGTTAATACATTTTGCTGCGGAAAATAACAGA CTACAAACCACGCAAAGAATCCTGTCGCTCCACCCAGATCTTGTGAACGTAACGGATGAAGACCATTACACCCCGCTGCACAGAGCCTCGTACAACGGCCATCTGGCGATAGTGCGGGAGCTGATCGCGAAGGGGGCGGATGTTCACACGGTGACGGTAGATGGGTGGACCCCGCTGCACAGCGCCTGCAAGTGGAATAACACCGAGGTCGCCTCTTTCCTGCTCCAGCACGGCGCAGACATCAACGCGCAGACTAAGGGCTCCCTAACACCGCTGCACCTGGCCGCCGCCAACAGGGACTGCTGCCGGCTCCTAGAGCTCCTCCTTATGAATCGCTACATCAAACCCCAACTGACCAATAAGTTGGGGGAGACGGCTTATGAGATCGCCCGGCGCACCGACATGTACCACTACCTGTTTGAAATAGCAGATTATTGGACCTAG